The uncultured Desulfobulbus sp. genome window below encodes:
- a CDS encoding LUD domain-containing protein produces MQQEKFLQTIRTALGREQGDGPASIFTTAPTAREVEILRTIRNRSQAQREELLTTLTTVAKPLYVDLHIMEGINQTAEAIGALIQEKSPEWGSEKQVCRWDHPLINALGLENLPALKDIPVITAPKAESEVQPLAQEAKATFRQQVEQSFIGITSADYCAAFTATLALRSRPGHARSVSLVPSIHVAVIKEEQLLANLEELYTLLKWDDKEWEEGLSRNLSLISGPSKTGDIELIMVHGAHGPRELHLFVIRDV; encoded by the coding sequence ATGCAGCAGGAAAAATTTCTACAAACAATACGTACAGCCTTAGGGCGAGAGCAGGGGGATGGCCCCGCGTCTATCTTCACCACTGCCCCCACTGCACGGGAAGTGGAGATTCTAAGGACAATCAGAAACCGGAGTCAGGCCCAGCGGGAAGAGTTGCTTACCACCCTGACCACGGTTGCCAAACCCTTGTATGTAGATTTGCATATTATGGAGGGCATAAACCAGACCGCAGAGGCCATTGGCGCCTTGATCCAGGAAAAAAGCCCGGAGTGGGGCAGCGAAAAGCAGGTCTGCCGCTGGGATCATCCGCTTATTAATGCATTGGGCCTTGAAAACCTGCCTGCGCTTAAAGACATACCTGTGATTACGGCCCCCAAGGCAGAATCGGAGGTACAGCCGCTTGCGCAAGAAGCCAAGGCAACCTTTCGCCAGCAGGTGGAGCAATCCTTTATTGGCATCACCTCAGCCGATTACTGTGCTGCTTTTACCGCTACGCTCGCTTTACGGAGCCGTCCTGGGCACGCCCGTTCCGTCTCTCTGGTACCATCGATACATGTCGCGGTTATTAAAGAGGAGCAGCTTCTGGCTAACCTGGAAGAACTCTACACCCTGCTTAAATGGGATGACAAGGAATGGGAAGAGGGCTTGTCTCGTAATCTTTCTCTTATCTCCGGGCCAAGTAAAACCGGTGATATCGAACTGATTATGGTTCATGGTGCCCATGGTCCCCGTGAGTTGCATCTCTTTGTGATACGGGATGTATAA
- a CDS encoding flagellin, with amino-acid sequence MVTIKGTSTSPNYLNKALAQSNTALNRLSSGSRINSAKDDAAGLAISDRMSSLIQGLNQAMTNANDGISLTQTADGALSESNNALQRMRELAVQSGNAIYSSSDRAALNKEFGQLQQELGRIAEQTNFNGQKLLNGEFEGASFQVGANSGETIEVSIADMSTEALGLRDLNISTATGAQEALKAIDGALSNVSNARSDLGAVQSRFESAISNLGTTSVNMAESRSRIADTDYAAEVSESIKNQILAKAGIAVQTQARQSAGVALQLLNVGEN; translated from the coding sequence ATGGTCACTATCAAAGGTACATCGACAAGTCCGAATTACCTGAACAAAGCTCTGGCGCAATCCAATACGGCCTTAAACCGCTTGAGCAGTGGCAGCCGAATCAACAGTGCCAAGGATGATGCCGCTGGCCTGGCCATCTCTGACCGAATGTCTTCGCTTATTCAGGGACTCAACCAGGCGATGACCAATGCCAACGATGGTATATCCCTAACCCAGACCGCAGACGGAGCTCTCTCTGAATCGAACAATGCCTTACAGCGGATGCGGGAATTGGCTGTACAGTCGGGCAATGCCATTTACTCAAGCTCCGACAGGGCTGCACTGAACAAAGAATTCGGCCAGTTGCAGCAGGAACTCGGACGTATTGCCGAGCAGACCAATTTTAACGGGCAAAAACTTTTAAACGGTGAATTTGAGGGTGCATCTTTTCAGGTTGGCGCCAACAGTGGCGAAACCATTGAAGTCTCCATCGCGGATATGAGTACAGAGGCTCTGGGACTCAGGGATCTGAATATCTCGACCGCCACAGGTGCCCAGGAGGCTCTTAAGGCAATTGATGGTGCCCTGTCAAACGTCTCGAATGCTCGCTCTGACCTTGGAGCAGTACAAAGCCGCTTCGAATCAGCCATATCCAACCTGGGGACGACCTCGGTCAATATGGCTGAATCCAGATCACGTATTGCCGACACCGACTACGCTGCCGAGGTTTCTGAAAGTATAAAGAACCAGATACTTGCCAAGGCTGGCATTGCTGTTCAAACGCAGGCGCGGCAATCCGCGGGGGTAGCCTTACAGCTCCTCAATGTTGGGGAAAATTGA
- a CDS encoding LutB/LldF family L-lactate oxidation iron-sulfur protein, protein MSAITSKQYKPKARKAIADPVLQSALSSLQNRLGPATKNLYHNLPEGQELRKKAHQYRRKAVDNLDLMLETLTANIRAQGGQVHFAATAEEAVAICVQIATENEVRSVVKGKSMVTEEIGLNAGLEKLGIEVTETDLGEYIIQLAGEQPTHIVAPAIHKTRQQIGELFAEKLGTPYTEDPPTLTWDARRALRDKFLTADMGISGCNLACAETGHITTVSNEGNIRMSTTLPKIHVAVMGMERIVANLEEQQAVLRLMSMGAAGQQIGGYVSYVGGPAQPGHSDGPEQFHLVIVDNGRSKILADEDFREMLCCIRCGACLNICPVYGKIGGHSYGSAYSGPVGAVVTPLLFGINKASDLCSGESLCGACRQACPLEINLPRMLLTMRSKLSEGDPNWQVKPDRNAEKWLFRSWQLINSNRTLYNLFFGVARLAQKLLPRQNGMTSKLPYPFNGWTRKRNIQPIAAKSFMDAWKEKQDGQTRGKK, encoded by the coding sequence ATGAGCGCTATTACCTCGAAACAGTATAAGCCCAAAGCCCGCAAAGCCATTGCCGATCCCGTGCTGCAATCGGCCTTGAGCAGTCTCCAGAATCGGCTGGGACCGGCCACCAAAAATCTGTACCACAATCTGCCGGAAGGACAGGAGTTGCGTAAGAAGGCGCATCAGTATCGGCGCAAGGCGGTGGATAATCTCGATCTGATGCTGGAGACGCTGACAGCCAACATTCGGGCCCAGGGTGGCCAGGTGCATTTTGCCGCCACCGCTGAAGAGGCGGTTGCCATCTGTGTGCAGATTGCCACGGAAAACGAGGTGCGCTCGGTGGTCAAAGGGAAATCCATGGTCACCGAGGAGATCGGGCTCAATGCGGGCTTGGAAAAGCTCGGTATAGAGGTGACCGAGACCGATCTTGGCGAGTATATTATTCAGCTCGCCGGTGAGCAGCCCACCCATATCGTGGCCCCGGCCATTCATAAAACCAGGCAGCAGATCGGGGAACTGTTTGCAGAAAAACTGGGCACGCCGTATACCGAAGACCCGCCGACCTTGACCTGGGATGCGCGCAGGGCCCTGCGTGATAAATTCCTGACAGCCGATATGGGCATCTCCGGCTGCAACCTGGCCTGTGCCGAGACCGGGCATATCACCACGGTTTCCAATGAGGGCAACATTCGTATGTCCACCACCCTGCCTAAAATTCATGTGGCAGTTATGGGCATGGAGCGGATTGTTGCCAACCTGGAAGAGCAGCAGGCGGTTTTGCGGCTGATGTCCATGGGCGCGGCCGGCCAGCAGATTGGCGGCTATGTAAGCTATGTCGGTGGCCCGGCACAGCCCGGACACAGCGACGGACCAGAGCAGTTTCACCTGGTGATCGTGGATAACGGACGCTCCAAAATCCTGGCAGACGAAGATTTCAGGGAGATGCTCTGTTGCATCCGTTGCGGTGCCTGTCTCAACATCTGCCCGGTCTACGGAAAAATCGGGGGCCACAGCTATGGCTCTGCCTATTCCGGACCTGTGGGCGCGGTGGTGACGCCACTGCTCTTTGGTATCAATAAGGCCTCAGATCTCTGTTCGGGAGAATCTCTCTGTGGAGCCTGCCGCCAGGCCTGCCCCCTGGAAATTAATCTGCCGCGCATGCTCTTGACCATGCGCTCCAAGCTCTCCGAGGGGGATCCCAACTGGCAGGTCAAACCGGATCGCAATGCTGAAAAATGGCTCTTTCGAAGCTGGCAGTTGATCAACAGCAATCGGACCCTCTATAATCTCTTTTTCGGTGTTGCCCGGCTTGCTCAGAAACTTCTTCCGCGTCAAAATGGCATGACCAGTAAGCTCCCCTATCCGTTTAACGGCTGGACGCGCAAACGCAATATTCAGCCGATCGCGGCAAAATCCTTTATGGATGCATGGAAGGAAAAACAGGACGGTCAAACAAGGGGAAAGAAGTGA
- a CDS encoding TAXI family TRAP transporter solute-binding subunit → MKKIIFFILTLLVSTHYAHANAYIFIGAGPIAGDTYLVAGSLAKTLNSKRKEFHFRASVQSTHGDTETIRLLKSGDIDFGVVSTRHLAAHNQVRVIFSLPTTPYVVVTSEKAAVGRVHTFVRAVVENLTFLKIQLCRVNILQPRADELLVGGGLVEDAVFTKESMLTGFSGRLHPGSLKYFKEAGIQPKTLTNRS, encoded by the coding sequence ATGAAAAAAATAATTTTCTTTATCCTCACCCTGCTCGTAAGTACCCATTATGCCCATGCAAACGCATACATTTTTATTGGGGCTGGTCCCATAGCGGGAGACACGTACCTGGTTGCCGGCTCCCTGGCCAAAACGCTCAACAGTAAAAGAAAAGAGTTTCATTTTCGCGCTTCTGTTCAATCCACACACGGGGATACAGAGACCATCCGCCTCCTCAAATCTGGTGACATAGATTTTGGCGTTGTCAGCACTCGTCATCTTGCTGCACACAACCAAGTTCGTGTAATTTTCAGTCTCCCCACAACCCCCTACGTTGTTGTCACCTCAGAAAAGGCTGCCGTTGGCAGAGTTCATACCTTTGTCAGGGCTGTCGTTGAAAATCTCACTTTTCTAAAAATACAACTCTGCAGAGTAAATATTCTCCAGCCAAGAGCCGATGAGTTATTAGTCGGGGGAGGTTTGGTTGAAGATGCCGTGTTCACTAAAGAAAGCATGCTGACAGGTTTTTCGGGACGTCTCCATCCTGGATCATTGAAGTATTTCAAAGAAGCGGGGATACAACCTAAAACATTGACAAATCGTTCTTAA
- a CDS encoding PKD domain-containing protein, whose amino-acid sequence MIKTKLLLIIISIAAVFSPGFVFALGEYDGVWAGVQTITVPGYLYESEITGTAIYQNSETSMSLYDPLYGSVTLVKSGDTKWILPSPITATVMGYLATVNSIELTFGSSSYFTGSVAVSVQGISATSTLQHYRKSCTSISNNATITGLSGSNYDVRCYEIDIPYGASNLNVVTSGGSGNCDLTIGYHKPDFNVEFSESDTNAEQISVSVPDEGKWYIVLSAWPSYASMTLQASFDGGYFEPVSSFSMSVQTGAKPLTVQFTDQSTNTITSWAWDFGDGTTSSEQNPVHIYQTPGTYTVSLTVTGPGGTNEAVKTDYITVTGSTASVNIVPALQLLLSK is encoded by the coding sequence ATGATAAAAACTAAACTGCTTTTAATAATTATTTCTATTGCCGCAGTCTTTAGCCCTGGATTTGTTTTTGCTCTTGGCGAGTATGATGGCGTTTGGGCTGGGGTACAGACAATCACTGTTCCCGGATATCTCTATGAGTCGGAAATAACTGGTACAGCTATTTATCAAAATAGTGAAACCTCCATGAGTTTATATGATCCACTCTATGGATCAGTCACTCTTGTTAAATCGGGGGACACAAAGTGGATTCTCCCCTCACCTATCACTGCGACAGTTATGGGATATTTGGCTACGGTCAATTCTATTGAACTCACCTTTGGCTCTTCCTCATATTTTACCGGCTCAGTTGCGGTATCAGTACAAGGTATAAGCGCGACAAGCACCCTACAGCATTATAGAAAATCATGTACATCGATCTCAAACAACGCGACAATAACCGGGTTATCGGGTTCAAATTATGATGTGCGCTGTTATGAAATCGACATACCATACGGGGCGTCGAATCTCAATGTCGTCACTTCAGGAGGATCTGGAAATTGCGACCTGACCATCGGATACCACAAACCTGATTTTAATGTCGAATTTTCAGAATCAGATACCAATGCCGAACAAATCAGTGTCAGTGTTCCCGATGAAGGAAAATGGTATATTGTTCTCTCTGCATGGCCAAGTTATGCAAGCATGACCCTCCAGGCTTCCTTTGATGGTGGTTACTTTGAACCGGTTTCCTCCTTTTCGATGAGTGTGCAAACTGGCGCAAAGCCTTTAACTGTACAATTTACCGATCAATCAACAAACACCATTACGTCCTGGGCCTGGGATTTTGGTGACGGGACCACCAGTTCAGAACAAAACCCGGTGCACATTTACCAAACGCCAGGTACGTATACGGTCAGCTTGACCGTAACCGGACCAGGGGGAACAAATGAAGCTGTTAAAACGGACTATATCACTGTCACGGGTTCTACCGCCTCAGTCAACATAGTCCCTGCCCTCCAACTCCTTCTTTCGAAATAA